A portion of the Natrinema salaciae genome contains these proteins:
- the engB gene encoding GTP-binding protein EngB has protein sequence MFDTRPDRGAEVALVGRSNVGKSTLMRELTGHSFDTGGKPGVTRSPNHYDWAPEDFVITDLPGFGFMSGVDEDHREQIKTEIVRYLEEYADNVLVAILVVDGKSVVDIIDRHSGPDEIPYDVEMFHFLRDLGIPTVVAVNKMDKVDDEDERLNELCDRLGLYPPWKQWQETVAPISAKRGQLEPLHEAVRSHLHEQNRDDLFKFF, from the coding sequence GCCGCTCGAACGTGGGCAAGTCCACCCTCATGCGCGAACTGACCGGCCACAGCTTCGACACCGGCGGCAAACCCGGCGTCACCCGGTCGCCCAACCACTACGACTGGGCCCCGGAGGATTTCGTCATCACCGACCTCCCCGGCTTCGGCTTCATGAGCGGCGTCGACGAGGACCACCGCGAGCAGATCAAGACCGAGATCGTCCGCTACCTCGAGGAGTACGCCGACAACGTCCTCGTCGCGATTCTGGTCGTCGACGGGAAGAGCGTCGTCGACATCATCGACCGCCACTCGGGTCCCGACGAGATCCCCTACGACGTCGAGATGTTCCACTTCCTGCGGGATCTGGGGATCCCCACCGTCGTCGCCGTCAACAAGATGGACAAGGTCGACGACGAGGACGAGCGCCTGAACGAACTCTGCGACCGCCTTGGCCTCTATCCCCCCTGGAAACAGTGGCAGGAGACCGTCGCCCCCATCAGCGCCAAACGGGGGCAACTCGAGCCCCTGCACGAGGCCGTTCGGAGCCACCTCCACGAGCAGAATCGGGACGACCTGTTCAAGTTCTTCTAA
- a CDS encoding S24/S26 family peptidase, with amino-acid sequence MTDASADGSGRTEESLDDSSRTAAAVRADAGDGSDDEGHGSGDDSDGLIHHVLNGDDETAIYVRDIASVVAVVAVVGLVLFGISGVWPPLVAVESGSMEPNIHKGDMVVLVQEDRFVGDDPVAETGLVTAERGRENGHETFGRGGDVIVYAPNGNPAETPVIHRVHFWVEESENWVETSADPEYTGGRSCAEIRSCPAPHDGFITKGDGNSGYDQLDGEPKTTVVRPEWIMGKATFRIPWLGNIRLLVESLLSVGAVGS; translated from the coding sequence ATGACGGACGCCTCCGCTGACGGTTCCGGACGGACTGAGGAGTCGCTGGACGATTCCAGCCGGACTGCGGCCGCCGTTCGGGCCGACGCGGGCGACGGCAGTGACGATGAGGGCCACGGCAGTGGCGACGACAGTGACGGGCTTATTCACCACGTTTTGAACGGCGACGACGAGACGGCCATCTACGTCCGGGATATCGCGAGCGTCGTGGCGGTCGTTGCGGTCGTCGGCCTCGTTCTCTTCGGCATTAGCGGCGTCTGGCCGCCGCTGGTCGCCGTCGAAAGCGGGAGCATGGAGCCAAATATACACAAAGGCGACATGGTAGTCCTCGTTCAGGAAGACCGATTCGTCGGCGACGACCCGGTTGCGGAGACGGGACTCGTAACCGCCGAACGCGGTCGGGAAAACGGTCACGAAACGTTCGGGAGGGGCGGCGACGTGATCGTGTACGCGCCGAACGGGAATCCGGCTGAGACGCCAGTCATCCATCGCGTACACTTCTGGGTCGAGGAAAGCGAGAACTGGGTCGAAACCAGTGCCGATCCGGAGTACACGGGCGGTCGCTCCTGTGCGGAGATTCGGTCCTGTCCTGCACCCCACGACGGGTTCATCACGAAAGGTGACGGCAACTCGGGTTACGATCAGCTCGACGGTGAGCCGAAAACGACCGTCGTTCGACCCGAGTGGATAATGGGGAAAGCGACGTTCAGGATCCCCTGGCTCGGCAACATTCGGCTGCTGGTCGAGTCGCTGCTCAGTGTCGGAGCGGTCGGTTCGTAA
- a CDS encoding NUDIX domain-containing protein yields the protein MSDSPSDRDEAGDEAGASHVVTAFLRNRGEILLLRRSDSVGTYTGQWGGVSGFAEGTPDDQVRVEIREETSLEGDAVSLVRSGRPVEFTDPELDREWVVHPFLFDCETREVELSEEHDAAEWVAPTELLEAVGDDRETVPELWTAYERVAPTVRSIAADDEHGAASLSVRALEVLRDRAGLLVAERDAFGADPDDEWDELAELADRLLEARPSMAVLRNRVNRVMADAMGDGTVAGAPAVLESALSNVDRALAADADAAGNASERLAGSVATLSRSGTVLDALEGGNPSRVFVAESRPAREGITVAERLSGTIDGSVSVHTDAAIAHVLASDDVDRVLVGADTVLPDGSVVNKTGTRTLSVAAAREGVPVSVVAATDKVSTRAAVNLESGDRTAVYDGDASVDVLNPTFDVTPADCVTEIVTERGALEPADIEAVAEELRGLEMKGEP from the coding sequence ATGAGTGATTCACCGTCGGACCGCGACGAGGCCGGCGACGAGGCTGGTGCAAGCCACGTCGTCACCGCCTTCCTGCGGAATCGTGGCGAGATTCTGTTGCTCCGCCGGAGCGATTCGGTCGGCACCTACACGGGCCAGTGGGGCGGCGTCTCCGGCTTCGCGGAGGGGACCCCTGACGATCAGGTTCGCGTCGAAATCCGCGAGGAGACGAGCCTCGAGGGAGACGCCGTCTCTCTCGTTCGTTCCGGACGGCCGGTCGAGTTCACGGACCCGGAACTCGACCGCGAGTGGGTCGTCCATCCGTTCCTGTTCGACTGCGAGACGCGCGAGGTCGAACTGAGCGAGGAACACGACGCCGCCGAGTGGGTCGCCCCCACCGAGCTGCTCGAGGCGGTCGGCGACGATCGGGAGACGGTCCCGGAACTGTGGACCGCCTACGAGCGCGTCGCGCCGACGGTCCGGTCGATCGCGGCCGACGACGAGCACGGCGCCGCGTCGCTGTCCGTGCGCGCGCTCGAGGTGCTGCGCGATCGGGCCGGATTGCTCGTCGCCGAACGAGACGCGTTCGGCGCCGATCCCGACGACGAGTGGGACGAACTCGCGGAACTCGCCGATCGGTTGCTCGAGGCGCGGCCGTCGATGGCCGTCCTCCGAAACCGGGTCAACCGAGTGATGGCCGACGCGATGGGGGATGGGACCGTCGCCGGCGCGCCGGCCGTCCTCGAATCGGCGCTCTCGAACGTCGATCGCGCTCTGGCGGCCGACGCGGACGCCGCGGGGAACGCCAGCGAGCGCCTCGCGGGCAGCGTCGCGACCCTCTCGCGGTCGGGGACCGTGCTCGATGCGCTCGAGGGCGGCAACCCTTCGCGCGTGTTCGTCGCGGAATCCCGACCGGCCCGCGAGGGGATCACCGTCGCGGAACGGCTGTCCGGGACGATCGACGGCAGCGTGTCGGTTCACACGGATGCGGCGATCGCGCACGTGCTCGCGAGCGACGACGTCGATCGCGTTCTGGTCGGCGCGGATACCGTCCTCCCCGACGGCTCGGTGGTGAACAAGACCGGGACGCGAACGCTCTCGGTCGCCGCCGCCCGCGAGGGGGTTCCGGTGTCCGTCGTCGCCGCGACGGACAAAGTCTCGACGCGAGCGGCGGTGAACCTCGAGTCCGGCGACCGAACCGCGGTGTACGACGGCGACGCGTCGGTCGACGTGCTGAACCCGACGTTCGACGTGACGCCGGCCGACTGCGTGACCGAGATCGTCACCGAGCGAGGGGCGCTCGAGCCGGCCGATATCGAGGCCGTGGCCGAGGAGTTGCGCGGGCTCGAGATGAAGGGGGAGCCGTGA
- the ddh gene encoding D-2-hydroxyacid dehydrogenase, protein MKFELEQLGVHESVDAVFPPAELAAYLADLPIDVAVIDDDDIADCDAVVTMEHREAFLEVDWVHSIQAGVDRFPFDAFEDRGVVLTNSTGIHDRTVGETVAGYLLLFARRLHDHVANQQERRWDRPAWDEAFTLPGSTACVVGTGTLGRGVAETLGGLGVRVTGVRRSGEPVPGFDEIHANDRLLEAIADAEFVVVTVPLTDETRHLFDAEAFAAMREDAYFVNVARGAVVDEPALIDALEADALAGAALDVFEEEPLPADSPLWGMDEVIVSPHCAAYTRDYFRDTGDIVRENVDRLADGEPFHNRVV, encoded by the coding sequence ATGAAGTTCGAACTCGAGCAACTCGGCGTTCACGAGTCAGTCGACGCGGTGTTCCCGCCGGCGGAGTTAGCGGCCTATCTCGCCGACCTGCCGATCGACGTCGCGGTGATCGACGACGACGACATTGCCGACTGCGACGCGGTCGTCACGATGGAGCACCGCGAGGCCTTCCTCGAGGTGGACTGGGTCCACTCGATTCAGGCGGGGGTCGACCGGTTCCCGTTCGACGCCTTCGAAGACCGCGGCGTGGTGCTCACGAACAGCACGGGGATCCACGACCGGACGGTCGGCGAGACGGTCGCGGGCTATCTCCTGCTGTTCGCTCGCCGATTGCACGATCACGTCGCGAACCAGCAGGAGCGCCGGTGGGACCGCCCCGCGTGGGACGAGGCCTTCACCCTCCCCGGATCGACGGCCTGCGTCGTCGGGACCGGGACGCTCGGCCGCGGCGTCGCGGAGACCCTCGGCGGGCTCGGGGTCCGCGTGACGGGCGTCCGGCGCTCCGGCGAGCCGGTCCCCGGATTCGACGAAATTCACGCGAACGACCGGCTGCTCGAGGCGATCGCCGACGCCGAGTTCGTCGTGGTCACGGTGCCGCTGACCGACGAGACCCGCCACCTCTTCGACGCCGAGGCGTTCGCGGCCATGCGCGAGGACGCGTACTTCGTGAACGTCGCCCGCGGCGCGGTCGTCGACGAACCGGCGCTGATCGACGCGCTCGAGGCCGACGCCCTCGCGGGGGCGGCCCTGGATGTCTTCGAGGAGGAGCCCCTGCCCGCGGACTCGCCGCTGTGGGGAATGGACGAGGTGATCGTCTCACCCCACTGTGCGGCCTACACGCGGGACTACTTCCGGGACACGGGCGATATCGTCCGCGAGAACGTCGACCGGCTCGCGGACGGCGAGCCGTTCCACAACCGCGTCGTTTGA